In Nocardioides conyzicola, one genomic interval encodes:
- the rho gene encoding transcription termination factor Rho gives MTETIEGSTGSNSSDAGADKPAKKRGGGLNSMLLADLKSMAAGLGVSGAGSMKKAQLVDAIKAQQSGGSRSDAPAAAPDKAPAKQAPEKAAPERDQGPAPTKVTQQDRSERRQQARERQQPQQDQPQQDQPKQDRGRQDNQPKQDRGQQDNQPKQDNQPKQDRGQQDNQPKQDRNQQDRNQQGRHQQEPKQDRGQQDRQQDRGQQDGQQDRQQHQPQQGQGDQQGDDPEGDVDGSRRNRRRRGRDRDRTARPVGAGTGTGGQRNEPDTTILEDDVLVPAAGILDVLDNYAFVRTSGYLASADDVYVSLSMVRKFGLRRGDAIVGQVRQPREGERKEKFNPMVRIDAVNGADPEVAKNRVEFSKLTPLYPSERLRLETGADNLIGRVIDIAAPIGKGQRGLIVSPAKAGKTMVLQSIANSITTNNPECHLMVVLVDERPEEVTDFERSVKGEVISSTFDRPPADHTTVAELAIERAKRLVELGHDVVVLLDGITRLGRAYNLSAPPSGRILSGGVDSAALYPPKKFFGAARNIENGGSLTILATALVESGSRMDEVIFEEFKGTGNMEIRLRRDFADKRLFPAIDAIQSGTRREELLMSEEELAIVWKLRRVLSSLDGQQALELLLERLRKSHTNIEFLMQVQKTTPTVSSRDE, from the coding sequence GTGACGGAAACCATCGAAGGCTCCACCGGCTCGAACAGCTCTGACGCGGGCGCGGACAAGCCCGCCAAGAAGCGCGGCGGCGGCCTCAACTCCATGCTCCTCGCCGACCTGAAGTCGATGGCGGCGGGCCTGGGCGTCTCGGGCGCAGGCTCGATGAAGAAGGCCCAGCTCGTCGACGCGATCAAGGCGCAGCAGTCCGGCGGCTCCCGTTCGGACGCGCCGGCCGCGGCTCCCGACAAGGCGCCGGCGAAGCAGGCGCCCGAGAAGGCGGCGCCCGAGCGCGACCAGGGGCCGGCCCCGACCAAGGTCACCCAGCAGGACCGCTCCGAGCGCCGGCAGCAGGCGCGCGAGCGCCAGCAGCCGCAGCAGGACCAGCCCCAGCAGGACCAGCCGAAGCAGGACCGCGGGCGCCAGGACAACCAGCCCAAGCAGGACCGCGGGCAGCAGGACAACCAGCCCAAGCAGGACAACCAGCCCAAGCAGGACCGCGGGCAGCAGGACAATCAGCCCAAGCAGGACCGGAACCAACAGGACCGCAACCAACAGGGCCGTCACCAGCAGGAGCCCAAGCAGGACCGGGGCCAGCAGGACCGGCAGCAGGACCGCGGCCAGCAGGACGGCCAGCAGGACCGGCAGCAGCACCAGCCCCAGCAGGGCCAGGGCGACCAGCAGGGCGACGACCCCGAGGGCGACGTCGACGGCAGCCGCCGCAACCGCCGGCGCCGGGGTCGCGACCGGGACCGCACCGCTCGCCCGGTGGGCGCGGGCACCGGCACGGGTGGGCAGCGCAACGAGCCCGACACCACGATCCTCGAGGACGACGTGCTGGTGCCGGCCGCCGGCATCCTGGACGTGCTCGACAACTACGCGTTCGTCCGCACCAGTGGCTACCTCGCCAGCGCCGACGACGTCTACGTCTCGCTGTCGATGGTGCGCAAGTTCGGCCTGCGCCGCGGCGACGCGATCGTCGGCCAGGTGCGCCAGCCCCGTGAGGGCGAGCGCAAGGAGAAGTTCAACCCGATGGTCCGCATCGACGCCGTGAACGGCGCCGACCCGGAGGTCGCGAAGAACCGGGTGGAGTTCTCCAAGCTGACCCCGCTCTACCCGTCCGAGCGGCTGCGCCTCGAGACCGGCGCGGACAACCTGATCGGTCGGGTCATCGACATCGCCGCGCCGATCGGCAAGGGCCAGCGCGGCCTGATCGTGTCCCCGGCCAAGGCCGGCAAGACGATGGTCCTCCAGTCGATCGCGAACTCGATCACGACCAACAACCCGGAGTGCCACCTGATGGTGGTGCTGGTCGACGAGCGGCCCGAGGAGGTCACGGACTTCGAGCGCTCGGTCAAGGGCGAGGTCATCTCCTCGACGTTCGACCGGCCGCCGGCCGACCACACGACGGTCGCCGAGCTGGCGATCGAGCGGGCCAAGCGCCTCGTCGAGCTCGGCCACGACGTCGTCGTGCTGCTCGACGGCATCACCCGCCTGGGGCGGGCCTACAACCTGTCGGCACCGCCCAGCGGCCGGATCCTGTCCGGCGGCGTCGACTCGGCCGCGCTCTACCCGCCGAAGAAGTTCTTCGGCGCCGCGCGCAACATCGAGAACGGCGGCTCGCTCACGATCCTGGCGACGGCGCTGGTCGAGAGCGGCTCGAGGATGGACGAGGTGATCTTCGAGGAGTTCAAGGGCACCGGCAACATGGAGATCCGGCTGCGCCGCGACTTCGCGGACAAGCGCCTCTTCCCGGCGATCGACGCGATCCAGTCCGGCACCCGCCGGGAGGAGCTCCTGATGAGCGAGGAGGAGCTGGCCATCGTCTGGAAGCTGCGGCGCGTGCTCTCCTCCCTGGACGGTCAGCAGGCCCTCGAGCTGCTCCTGGAACGGCTCAGGAAGTCGCACACCAACATCGAGTTCCTCATGCAGGTCCAGAAGACGACCCCGACCGTGTCCAGTCGGGATGAGTAG
- the prfA gene encoding peptide chain release factor 1, protein MFEAVEGMLAEHEEIETRLGAPETHADARLAKQLNQRYAALSSIIGAWRDWQAIGDDLGAARELAAEDAAFAEEVEALVPRLHAAEERLRRLLVPRDETDDKDVILEVKSGEGGEESALFAGDLLRMYTRYAEGRGWKVEILDAAESDLGGYKSVTAAVKAKATPEVGEAPYAQLKFEGGVHRVQRVPVTESQGRVHTSAAGVLVFPEAEQIDVQIDDNDLRIDVYRSSGPGGQSVNTTDSAVRITHVPTGIVASCQNEKSQLQNREQAMRILRARILAAAQEKADAEAGEARRSQVRTVDRSERIRTYNYPENRISDHRTGYKAYNLDQVLDGDLQPVLDSCIEADLAARLEALEQ, encoded by the coding sequence ATGTTCGAGGCCGTCGAAGGCATGCTCGCCGAGCACGAGGAGATCGAGACGCGGCTCGGCGCGCCCGAGACGCATGCCGACGCCCGGCTCGCCAAGCAGCTCAACCAGCGGTACGCCGCGCTGTCGTCGATCATCGGCGCCTGGCGCGACTGGCAGGCGATCGGTGACGACCTCGGCGCCGCCCGCGAGCTGGCGGCCGAGGACGCGGCGTTCGCCGAGGAGGTCGAGGCGTTGGTGCCCCGGCTCCACGCCGCCGAGGAGCGGCTGCGCCGGCTGCTCGTCCCGCGGGACGAGACCGACGACAAGGACGTGATCCTCGAGGTGAAGTCGGGGGAGGGCGGCGAGGAGTCGGCGTTGTTCGCCGGCGACCTGCTCCGCATGTACACCCGGTACGCCGAGGGTCGTGGCTGGAAGGTCGAGATCCTCGACGCCGCCGAGTCCGACCTCGGCGGTTACAAGTCGGTCACCGCCGCCGTGAAGGCCAAGGCCACGCCCGAGGTCGGCGAGGCGCCGTACGCCCAGCTGAAGTTCGAGGGCGGCGTCCACCGCGTCCAGCGGGTGCCGGTCACGGAGTCGCAGGGCCGGGTGCACACCAGCGCCGCCGGGGTCCTGGTCTTCCCCGAGGCCGAGCAGATCGACGTCCAGATCGACGACAACGACCTGCGCATCGACGTCTACCGCAGCAGCGGGCCGGGCGGCCAGAGCGTCAACACGACCGACTCCGCCGTCCGGATCACGCACGTCCCGACCGGCATCGTGGCCAGCTGCCAGAACGAGAAGAGCCAGCTGCAGAACCGCGAGCAGGCGATGCGGATCCTGCGGGCCCGGATCCTGGCCGCCGCCCAGGAGAAGGCGGACGCCGAGGCCGGCGAGGCCCGGCGCAGCCAGGTGCGCACCGTCGACCGGTCGGAGCGCATCCGCACCTACAACTACCCGGAGAACCGGATCTCCGACCACCGCACCGGCTACAAGGCCTACAACCTCGACCAGGTCCTCGACGGCGACCTCCAGCCGGTCCTCGACTCCTGCATCGAGGCCGACCTGGCCGCCCGCCTCGAGGCGCTGGAGCAGTGA
- a CDS encoding sensor histidine kinase, translated as MSGRPVARVVSSVLTRVGLLGALAAAVAVIGVVVSAVSVTQLTDDLSPAAAANQAVYQDLTDMSAATESWSGVGLPAAADDYRQATLRLSAHEQEVRSYADGDRSLEAAVQAQEESAQAWIDGYAEPRMAAAGGTAATGKEVRAGNAAFDAVRTAHLASTQAFDSRVRAASAGVSMRLRGTVLAVLLVAIVTVAVMTRSRRRLLAELSTPLLALEKVVQRMARGDYEVRAAPAGPKEVQSVAQALNDLADAQTRARAVEIWIQRELRTLDTAKDDFVANVSHELRTPLTTISGYLELVAEEFEEQMQPRHERMLDATRRNVARLKMLIDDLLTLQAAEGSNHQMEPVDLPALIRDVVMDVKITAARRSIRIGVKSPQVDVSVLADRAMLHRAFLNIVSNAVKFSHDDGIVDVVITTSRGQVEIAVTDRGIGIPSGELDRLGTRFFRASNAVTNEIAGTGLGVRIMQTIVDRHAGAVVIDSEEGVGTTVTVRLPVQAAPPQLTVVTPPAVLSMVVNEPQPEPAP; from the coding sequence ATGTCCGGTCGTCCGGTGGCGCGCGTCGTCTCGTCCGTGTTGACACGGGTCGGGCTGCTCGGTGCGCTGGCAGCCGCCGTCGCCGTGATCGGCGTCGTGGTGTCCGCGGTCAGCGTCACCCAGCTCACCGACGACCTCTCGCCCGCAGCCGCGGCCAACCAGGCCGTCTACCAGGACCTGACCGACATGTCGGCGGCCACCGAGTCGTGGTCCGGGGTGGGCCTGCCGGCGGCGGCCGACGACTACCGCCAGGCGACGCTCCGGCTCAGTGCGCACGAGCAGGAGGTGCGCTCGTACGCCGACGGCGACCGTTCCCTCGAGGCCGCCGTCCAGGCCCAGGAGGAGTCCGCGCAGGCCTGGATCGACGGGTACGCCGAGCCGCGGATGGCCGCCGCGGGTGGCACCGCCGCGACCGGCAAGGAGGTCCGCGCCGGCAACGCCGCGTTCGACGCCGTGCGCACCGCCCACCTGGCCAGCACCCAGGCGTTCGACAGCCGGGTCCGTGCGGCCAGCGCCGGGGTGTCGATGCGGCTGCGCGGCACCGTGCTCGCCGTCCTGCTCGTCGCGATCGTCACCGTGGCCGTGATGACCCGGTCGCGGCGCCGGCTGCTCGCCGAGCTGTCGACCCCGCTGCTGGCCCTGGAGAAGGTCGTCCAGCGGATGGCCCGCGGCGACTACGAGGTGCGCGCCGCGCCCGCCGGTCCCAAGGAGGTCCAGTCGGTCGCACAGGCGCTCAACGACCTGGCCGACGCCCAGACCAGGGCGCGCGCCGTGGAGATCTGGATCCAGCGCGAGCTGCGCACCCTCGACACCGCCAAGGACGACTTCGTCGCGAACGTCTCCCACGAGCTGCGGACCCCGCTGACGACGATCAGTGGCTACCTCGAGCTGGTCGCGGAGGAGTTCGAGGAGCAGATGCAGCCCCGGCACGAGCGGATGCTCGACGCAACCCGACGCAACGTCGCCCGGCTCAAGATGCTCATCGACGACCTGCTCACCCTCCAGGCCGCCGAGGGCAGCAACCACCAGATGGAGCCGGTCGACCTCCCGGCGCTGATCCGCGACGTCGTGATGGACGTGAAGATCACCGCCGCGCGTCGCAGCATCCGGATCGGCGTGAAGTCGCCGCAGGTGGACGTCTCGGTGCTGGCCGACCGCGCGATGCTGCACCGGGCGTTCCTCAACATCGTCTCGAACGCGGTGAAGTTCAGCCACGACGACGGCATCGTCGACGTCGTCATCACCACCAGCCGCGGTCAGGTCGAGATCGCGGTGACCGACCGCGGCATCGGCATCCCGTCCGGCGAGCTGGACCGTCTCGGCACCCGGTTCTTCCGGGCGTCCAACGCCGTGACCAACGAGATCGCCGGCACCGGCCTCGGCGTCCGCATCATGCAGACGATCGTCGACCGCCACGCCGGCGCCGTCGTGATCGACTCCGAGGAGGGCGTCGGCACCACGGTGACCGTGCGGCTGCCGGTGCAGGCCGCGCCCCCGCAGCTGACGGTCGTCACCCCGCCGGCGGTGCTGTCCATGGTCGTCAACGAGCCCCAGCCGGAGCCCGCCCCGTAG
- the thrB gene encoding homoserine kinase, with amino-acid sequence MTTFVDGPVRVSVPATSANLGPGFDSLGLALSMRDELTAEVTTSGLDVSVTGAGADGVSRDETHLVVRAMRAAFDLMGTQPPGLRLSCTNVIPHARGLGSSSAAIVAGVALARGLVAGGALLADDAELFQLAARIEGHPDNVAPAFYGGFTISGRDEDGDFYAVGSPVDPRVEAVVFVPPTGVSTEVARGLLPAEVPHADAAADAGRTALLVTALAGQPEHLLRATRDYLHQQYRRPAMPESLDLVDRLRADGVPAVVSGAGPTVLAFTDASGADALVGRCPDGWAGHRLEVGTAGAQLS; translated from the coding sequence ATGACGACCTTCGTCGACGGCCCGGTCCGGGTCTCCGTCCCCGCGACCTCGGCCAACCTCGGCCCGGGCTTCGACTCGCTCGGGCTGGCGCTGTCGATGCGCGACGAGCTGACCGCCGAGGTGACCACGAGCGGCCTGGACGTCTCGGTGACCGGTGCCGGCGCCGACGGCGTGTCCCGCGACGAGACGCACCTGGTGGTCCGCGCGATGCGGGCCGCCTTCGACCTGATGGGCACCCAGCCGCCGGGCCTCCGGCTGTCGTGCACCAACGTGATCCCGCACGCCCGCGGCCTCGGCTCGTCGTCGGCGGCGATCGTCGCGGGTGTGGCGCTGGCGCGGGGGCTGGTCGCCGGGGGAGCGCTGCTGGCGGACGACGCCGAGCTCTTCCAGCTGGCCGCGCGGATCGAGGGCCACCCCGACAACGTCGCTCCCGCCTTCTACGGCGGGTTCACGATCTCCGGTCGCGACGAGGACGGCGACTTCTACGCGGTCGGCTCACCCGTCGACCCGCGCGTCGAGGCCGTCGTCTTCGTGCCGCCGACCGGCGTCTCGACCGAGGTCGCCCGCGGGCTGCTCCCCGCCGAGGTGCCCCACGCCGACGCCGCCGCCGACGCCGGACGGACCGCCCTGCTCGTCACCGCGCTGGCGGGCCAGCCCGAGCACCTGCTGCGGGCGACCCGCGACTACCTGCACCAGCAGTACCGGCGCCCCGCCATGCCCGAGTCGCTCGACCTGGTCGACCGGCTCCGCGCGGACGGCGTACCCGCCGTCGTCTCCGGCGCCGGTCCGACGGTGCTGGCCTTCACCGACGCGTCCGGCGCGGACGCCCTGGTCGGCCGGTGCCCCGACGGCTGGGCCGGCCACCGGCTCGAAGTCGGGACCGCGGGCGCGCAGCTCTCCTGA
- the rpmE gene encoding 50S ribosomal protein L31: MKKDIHPEYNVTEVTCTCGSTFTTRSTVASGVIKSDVCSQCHPFYTGKQKILDTGGRVARFEARYAKKAAAADSK; encoded by the coding sequence ATGAAGAAGGACATCCACCCCGAGTACAACGTGACCGAGGTGACCTGCACCTGCGGATCGACGTTCACGACGCGCAGCACCGTCGCGTCCGGCGTCATCAAGTCCGACGTGTGCTCGCAGTGCCACCCGTTCTACACCGGCAAGCAGAAGATCCTCGACACCGGCGGCCGCGTCGCCCGCTTCGAGGCCCGCTACGCCAAGAAGGCCGCTGCAGCCGACAGCAAGTAG
- a CDS encoding response regulator transcription factor: MARILVADDDVDIRELVEFKLSTLGHDVVAVADGAAAIEACQAQRPDLAVLDVMMPGVSGLDAIRAIRADPALADLPVILLTARAQESDVETGFDSGADDYITKPFSPRELASRVQALLSRTAT, from the coding sequence GTGGCTCGGATCCTGGTCGCGGACGACGACGTCGACATCCGCGAGCTCGTCGAGTTCAAGCTCTCGACCCTCGGGCACGACGTGGTCGCGGTGGCGGACGGGGCGGCGGCCATCGAGGCCTGCCAGGCCCAGCGACCCGATCTCGCGGTGCTCGACGTCATGATGCCGGGAGTGTCCGGGCTGGACGCGATCCGGGCGATCCGCGCCGACCCCGCGCTCGCCGACCTGCCGGTGATCCTGTTGACGGCACGGGCACAGGAGTCGGACGTCGAGACCGGCTTCGACTCCGGCGCCGACGACTACATCACCAAGCCGTTCAGCCCCCGCGAGCTCGCCTCGCGCGTGCAGGCGCTGCTCAGCCGCACTGCGACGTAA